The genomic stretch ggtttcaataaaaaaaaaaaagtttcaataagAAAGGATTAATCTATGATAGAGCGCGCCTCCTTTCCTCATCATATTACACAGATGTTATAAGATTGGAAAGCTGATGGGAACCTTTAGGGATAATTAGATATTCAGTAGCCAGCTGCTCACTGCATATTAACCatcttctgctaaaaaaaaaaccctcacaccTTCTCCAGGTTTGTCTACAACAGTTGCAAAGTAGGCACCACACTCCACAAATGCCTTGAATCCATAGGTGTCATTTGTGCTTGGAGGGTTCCCTTCAAATGAGATTGCCGATTCAAGAGATAGATACTTGTTATTGAAGGgtacactgttaaagggaaccttaactgttgtaaaaagaaaagaaaaaagtaacttacctggggcttctactgcccccctgcagacatcctgtgcttgcACTGGGAGAGACCCGATCCTCCGGTCACCCGTAGCAAGCCAGTTATAGGTGTCTGGCTAGTTGGGAGTCCACTGCgcttgcgcagccctggccagGTGCATCTTTGATTACACTCCCGTCactgtcctgcgcatgtgcagtacgagaTGTCTcatactgcgcttgcacagggCTGTAACGGAAGTGTGATCAAGGACGCAGTGGCCCGCCGACTGGCCAGTCACTGGAAATGGAACTGGCTTGCCGCAAAGGACCGGAGAATCACTTtgtcccggcgcgggcacaggacgtctgcagggcgccggtagaaaccccgggtaagttgaACCTATTCCTGCAATTGCAGACAACCCTGCAGTCTTCACTTGGTGGATTTCATGCAAAACAGTTGTTCTATGATGTGTTGTAAGCTGTATGAAAAACTAAACTCTTCTCAGAAATAAGggaattcatttttttattttttttttatccagatcCAACATCAACATTCATGCTTGTTCAGAAACTAAACTAATGTTCTGGTTAAGTTAACTAGGGTTGAATGTACCTTTCTAGTAATTTGACtgcctaaagcttgattgtggaaCTGTAGTCATTTCTCAGTGCAGCACCCCCAAGCTTGAAGCACCCTTATGTTAAGAACGGGGAACAAGATCTTCCAAGTTCATAAGGTCTGAGAACCAGTAGCAAGGATCTCAGATATTGCCACTCAGAACTGGGAGTATAGTTTTACTTTGCTGCTACTTGGTTCCTAacagtgatgggctcacgagtaaatAAGTAGCCAAATtcgtgattctaatgaggcttaattgcctcaagtGTGTTCATGAGAgaaggggttaattacccagatgtccggCACTTCTATGCATATCACACGCGTCCAATGGGACGCGTTTCATGACTcactaccgcgcacttcctccttcggcCGGAATATAAAGAATAATAttcttataaagaataaaagccttgctgacaaacccccacgaagagatggattagtccaaaacgtgtcggttctgtcagatttctactacctactgtaagtgacagaaacataggagaaaagtaatttacagtttcttttactctggaagaaacatacttatttgtatgcatttacgtgtattttaattttaacgattttcgcgatagtggttctttaagggCTCGTCTCCACTGTGCTCCACATGTGTCTTGCGAGAtgcgatgccggcacagctgtgaCACGTCTTGCAGTCGAATCCCTCTAGCTACgctatgcacagctatgggattcagACGAGATTACACTCCAGGCCGTCAGATGTTTCCccggccacgaattcggatgctcTGCATTCGCTTCTATAGGCTGCCAAATTCCATCTGAATTTGTGGCCGGGGAATCAACCGGTTTTGCACAGATGcccttaaagaaccactatcgcaaaaatcgtTAAATTTAAAACACAcgtaaatgcatacaaataagtgtttcttccagagtaaaagaaactaaattacttttctcctatgtttctgtcacttacagtaggtagtagaaatctgacagaaccaacacgttttggactagtccatctcttcatgggggtttgtcagcaaggcttttattctttataagaaGATTATTCTTTATATTTCGGCCGAGGGAGGAAGTGCGCGATATGCATagaagaaccccccccccataagATCTCCAACTCCACATTAGCACTCTTAGGCCCATTGATTGGTTAGTCATGTGTCACACTGTATTGGGCTAGTttgcacttaaaggggcactatggcaaaaaactgtaaaatttaaaatatgtgcaaacagacaaataaaaagtacgtttttcctgagtaaaatgagccattacttttttctcctatgttgctgtcacttacagtaggtagtagaaatctgacagaagtgacaggttttggactagtccatctcttcataggggattctgagGGACATaagtattttcaaaagcacttagtgaatggcagttgctctgtccaactgccaaaaagctgtgtagcgagcaggaaagctggccagcatcattgtttaaatcctttttagaggatatcttaataaagaataaaagccatgctgataatcccctatgaagagatggactagtccaaaacctgccacttctgtcagatttctactatctactgtaagtgacagcaacataggagaaaagtaatttatagctaattttactctggaaaaaacacacttatttgtctatgtgtacacatattttaaattgtacagttttttgccatagtgcccctgtaACTTGGAAGAGCCTAATTAAATGTAACATTGTAGTGTTCCAAGCTGACTTATTAAGAGTGATTGGATAAATGTGTGACAGTCTGCAACTCAGGGCAAAATCTGTATATGTGGAAAAGGAAGGAGGATCCAGTCTTTTAAGTTTGCATTTAGAGGATTCACATAAAGTTCCCTAGTACATATGATGTATAGCTACAAAAACTAATTCCGATAAATGGATGTTTCTTACACCAATGAAATAcacaccacttaaagagacactgaagcgaaaaaaatatatgatataatgaattggttgtgtactatgaataattactagaagattagcagcaaagaaaatattctcatatttttattttcaggtgtatttattttgcatcattctctaatatgtgcagattacacaacactcagcattcaaaatgattctttcagagcagtctgaactaatgacctctcctctggcagaggaaaagtaaaaaattaacagttgagataataaaagtcagaaaatagccctctccacgactttgaaagtcgtagagcttaatggctttttagtatagagataacaactggagtttcttaaatcttcctgtactggaaacaattagactgatgtatctgatcttaaggttttatttcttagctgtattatacatacaaatcataatataattttttttcgcttcagtgtctctttaaacagtacTCAACCTACCTCAAAACTTGGACTCCTCCAAGAATATCTCGATGTCAAGTCGAGTGCTGTGCTTCTTCTTGACACAATTTCAGATGCACTTAGGCTACTTTGGCTTCTCTTAGAAAGAAATTCTGATGACGTACTCCAGCTGCCAAGATCGGAACTTTTATTTCTTGGGTAAAGTTCATGATTACGTAACCTACTAGACTTTTCCTCATCAAAGCATGATTTACGCCTACTTTTTCTTTCATTCAAACGCCTATCAATTCTGTCTAGTTCTTCAGATGAACCAGAGAGACTTTTCATCCATGTACTTCTATCAGATCTAGGTTTCCTATCCAAATTATTAGTTTCTATTAAACTATGTTTTTTCCAAGAGATGGTTTCAACGCCAAGATCATTATCAATATCCTTAATTTGCTCCCTTAGTTTGCGGTCACTGGTCTTAGAATACTCTTTATGATCCAAAGCCTTGTCTGTATTTGCTACTTTTAAAACCATATCCTCCTTGTTTATAGATATCTCATATGGGATACTTATATTGTTTTTCAACAATGGCTGGTCGTTTGCAGAAAGTCTAATATTACTAGTTGATGTATGTCTCTCTCTTGGGGTCTCTTCCAGATTTGAGCGAGAAGACGCTGTTTCAGATGGATAAATTGTTATACTACTTGTCACTTTGTTTGGGGTTGTATTTACTTGGTGCTTGCTTGTTTCAGAGCCTGATCTTGCTCTGTATTCACTCATACTTTCTTTCACATCCTTTTCATTAATAATAGGTTTAATAACCAAAGTGGACTGTAATGATTCTCTTGGACTACAAGACCTTGTTCGTATTGCTGTGTATGAATTTGCCTCTGTACTTTCTAAGCCATCAGAAGATGTTGAAGTTTTTCTGAATGTCTCAACTGCTACCTCACTTTGCAAAGAAGAAGGAGGACTGTGATTTTCGAAAGAAGACATTCTTAAGTtttcatatgcgtttttttcTCTAGGACTAGACTGTCTCTTACTATGAACTCCTGTCATTCTAACTCTTCTCTCAGTTTCCCTGTAGTCTGAATTTTCTAATATTTGAGGTTTTTCTGGAATTATTGGCTTTGAAGATCTTGATCTTACTTTATCTCTACTGTAGTAGGATCTTTGTGTACTTGACAtttgaatgttttgtggatccattTCCTCTTTATTTGAAATAGGAGATTTGCTGGTTTGCTCATTATTATTTGTGATGAGGTCATCTTTTCTTGAAGTGCTTGAGAATTTGAACAGTCTCTCCCTACCAGTGGGTTTGAGGATTTCAGCATCATCCAAGTTTACAGGTGATTTAAGCTCATTTTCCATCTTATTACCGTTCTCCTGGGCATTAGTAATATCTTGGCTTTGGTTAACTGGATCTAAGCTTGGTGCAGTCGATACTGAGCAATTTTCAAATGGTACCATTTCCTCGTGAATTTTTGTAGCAACTAAAATCTCAGAAGAATCATCAGTTGGCCTTTCTTTATTTTCTTCATTTTCTGTTGAAATTTCTTTCTTTGAGTAAGCCTTGCCAGAATAGTCTTCACCAAATAATGCCATGGACCTCTCCGCTTGCTTACTTGAACTTTTCCAGGGCTTTTGAGGACTTTGCTCTTGACTTGCAGGTGGATAACGACTTAGAACAGATGGTTGATCTTTagactttttaaaataattttgtgtAGATCCATAATCTTTACTGCTTGGGAAATATGAAGACTTATCCTCTTGTTTCCTTAGATTTCCTGTAGTAATATCACTAAGCTGAGATCTTGTTGACTTTCTACTGCTTGAACTACTACTATTGGATAACTGCCTTTTGTAAAGAGATTCTGAATTTCGCACCCTATCACTCCTCACATGTTGAGGTGACACATCTCGTGAAGAATATTTTGAAATTGGTAACTCAGTCACTTTATTTTTTGTCCTTTCATTCTTAATTCGACTGTGTGACATGTCATCACTGTCAAGAACCCCATTTTCAACTTCTTTAAACGGACTAACTTGATTTTTTAAAGTTTGCAACTCATCATTTAGCTGTTTGTTTTTATTCTGTTCACCAAGAAAACTTTCTTTTAGTTCACAGTTTTTTTCTTTAAGCTGTTTCAGCTCTTGTTCTAAgccctcaaagcgcttgagctgatttttcaatttttcaatttCTTGATTCAGTTCTTTTATCTTGTTGTCTTcctgatgtttatttttttcatttttgctacTTGTCTGAATTTCAGACTCTTTAATGTAATCAAGTCCAGCTCTTTGTGATGGCTTAGATGTTAAAGTGTCTTCAATTCTGAAATTGTGCTCTCCATGTTGATTAGAGGACCGCTCTAAAAGGTTTGATTCATTTCTAGTCTGCTCCCCTGTTTCTTTCTTTTGTAAGTCCAGCCGCTCTCGAAGTTCCAAAATAGTTTTTTCATTCAGCTTATCTCGCTCTATAAAACGTTTTCTTTCATTAGCAAAACTTAGGGATAAAGACTTTATTTTTTCCAGCTCACTTGATATTAGCTGTTCAGTTTTGTCCAGCTTGCTTTCAGAAGATTCCAGTTCTTTTACCTTGGTCCTCAGTAATTCCAGTTCAGAAGATAACTTCTTTgacatatttttttcctcattcaagCTAAGACCAAGTTGTGTACAGTCACTTTTACTCTTATTAAAAACTTCTTCTAGCTTCTCTAGCTCACTCATTCTTTTTTGGAGCTGCTCAATTTCCAGTCTAAGTTCCCGAGTAATATTTTCTTCATTTTCCAGCTGCTCTTTTATTAGTCTGCCCAGGTCTTCAGCTTTCTTAACTTCTTCATCTTTTCCTTCAATCTTCGTCACTCTCTTTCTTAAAGCTTCTACATCTGCCAGCATGCTAGAGTTACTTCCCTCTGCCTGAATAATCTTATCCTGTAGATCAAGAACCTCTTCTTCTGCTTTCTGAAGATTCCTTGTTGCTTCTTCCAGGTCATCTAGGCGCCGGCCAAGACTCTGTAGCTTAAATCGCAGATGGCGGCTCGAATGTTCCATTTTTGTGCAGTATATCAAATATTTTAGGAGTTTTCAATGGTTCTACTAGTTAATGTAAAATCCTACAGAAGTAGACAGTTATCCTTTTTCTTCTTGATAACCACACCTTCTATGACATCCAGAAACCATCTTAACCtatgatgagaaaaaaaaatcaaaattaatGATTATTTTCTTGTAGTACTCAGAAATAATTAAAACCGTTAGACACTAGACTTGCATAATCGACCATACACGTGAGCAGAGTACACAACATGAAAAATtatgactgacacacacacacacacacactctttcacaTGTAGACATTGTGATGTTCCTTATTTGCTCATATACTCCACAAAATGGCATAGCACCCAAAATCCCAGGACAAGTTAAAGGCTCAGGTATTAGATAACTGTTATTCAAAGCAATTGGTTATGACCAGGCGACCACTTAGTTACTGCTTTATTTTGTTATTTGGGGACATACTGCCCATTTATTCTATGTTGTTATTTGGAGAACATGTCTGTATAATCTGGGGTGCATGCTGCCTTTTATTTGGGGTTCTTGCCTTCCCAATT from Hyperolius riggenbachi isolate aHypRig1 chromosome 2, aHypRig1.pri, whole genome shotgun sequence encodes the following:
- the LUZP1 gene encoding leucine zipper protein 1; translated protein: MEHSSRHLRFKLQSLGRRLDDLEEATRNLQKAEEEVLDLQDKIIQAEGSNSSMLADVEALRKRVTKIEGKDEEVKKAEDLGRLIKEQLENEENITRELRLEIEQLQKRMSELEKLEEVFNKSKSDCTQLGLSLNEEKNMSKKLSSELELLRTKVKELESSESKLDKTEQLISSELEKIKSLSLSFANERKRFIERDKLNEKTILELRERLDLQKKETGEQTRNESNLLERSSNQHGEHNFRIEDTLTSKPSQRAGLDYIKESEIQTSSKNEKNKHQEDNKIKELNQEIEKLKNQLKRFEGLEQELKQLKEKNCELKESFLGEQNKNKQLNDELQTLKNQVSPFKEVENGVLDSDDMSHSRIKNERTKNKVTELPISKYSSRDVSPQHVRSDRVRNSESLYKRQLSNSSSSSSRKSTRSQLSDITTGNLRKQEDKSSYFPSSKDYGSTQNYFKKSKDQPSVLSRYPPASQEQSPQKPWKSSSKQAERSMALFGEDYSGKAYSKKEISTENEENKERPTDDSSEILVATKIHEEMVPFENCSVSTAPSLDPVNQSQDITNAQENGNKMENELKSPVNLDDAEILKPTGRERLFKFSSTSRKDDLITNNNEQTSKSPISNKEEMDPQNIQMSSTQRSYYSRDKVRSRSSKPIIPEKPQILENSDYRETERRVRMTGVHSKRQSSPREKNAYENLRMSSFENHSPPSSLQSEVAVETFRKTSTSSDGLESTEANSYTAIRTRSCSPRESLQSTLVIKPIINEKDVKESMSEYRARSGSETSKHQVNTTPNKVTSSITIYPSETASSRSNLEETPRERHTSTSNIRLSANDQPLLKNNISIPYEISINKEDMVLKVANTDKALDHKEYSKTSDRKLREQIKDIDNDLGVETISWKKHSLIETNNLDRKPRSDRSTWMKSLSGSSEELDRIDRRLNERKSRRKSCFDEEKSSRLRNHELYPRNKSSDLGSWSTSSEFLSKRSQSSLSASEIVSRRSTALDLTSRYSWRSPSFEVDDLLSSRRKYSDRLGRTDTSGWKQPTKHRSMVEERIRQLEN